A genomic segment from Nicotiana tabacum cultivar K326 chromosome 9, ASM71507v2, whole genome shotgun sequence encodes:
- the LOC107764370 gene encoding putative protein phosphatase 2C 12 isoform X1, with protein sequence MLSKGEHQTVPLSVLLKRELANEKIERPEISHGQASQSKKGEDFTFLKTECQRVLGDGVTTFSVFGLFDGHNGSAAAIYSKENLLQNVLSAIPSDLNRDEWVAALPRALVAGFVKTDKEFQEKAQKSGTTVTFVIIEGWVVTVASVGDSRCILESAEGGIYYLSADHRLECNEEERERITTSGGEVGRLNTGGGTQIGPLRCWPGGLCLSRSIGDMDVGEFIVPVPYVKQVKLSSAGGRLVIASDGVWDALSAEMAVECCRGMPPDAAASQIVKEAVQPKGIRDDTTCIVVDIQPPEKPNPPQPPPKKSGKKVFKSIFRKITSESSSNTERDYDEPDVVEELFEEGSASLSDRLDTKYPVCNMFKLFMCAVCQVEIKPGEGISIHAGSLNTRNARPWDGPFLCSSCQVKKEAMEGKRPSGNGRYSSDSD encoded by the exons ATGTTGTCCAAGGGTGAACATCAAACGGTCCCATTGTCTGTATTGCTGAAAAGGGAACTGGCCAATGAGAAGATTGAAAGGCCCGAGATTTCTCACGGTCAAGCTAGTCAGAGCAAGAAAGGGGAAGACTTCACCTTCCTCAAGACCGAATGCCAGCGGGTTTTGGGAGATGGAGTTACTACCTTTTCTGTTTTTGGG TTATTTGATGGGCACAATGGGTCGGCAGCTGCTATATATTCTAAAGAGAATCTCTTGCAGAATGTCTTGAGTGCTATTCCCTCAGACCTCAACAGAGATGAGTGGGTTGCAGCATTGCCTAGGGCTTTGGTTGCAGGATTCGTCAAGACAGACAAAGAATTCCAAGAAAAAG CACAGAAATCAGGGACAACAGTCACGTTCGTTATAATTGAAGGATGGGTTGTAACAGTTGCTTCAGTTGGCGATTCTCGATGTATATTAGAATCTGCTGAAGGGGGAATTTATTATCTATCAGCTGATCATAGACTAGAGTGCAATGAAGAGGA GAGGGAACGCATAACAACAAGTGGTGGAGAGGTTGGTCGGCTTAATACTGGTGGTGGAACACAG ATTGGTCCTTTGAGATGTTGGCCTGGTgggttatgcctctctcgatccATTGGAGATATGGATGTTGGCGAGTTCATTGTTCCTGTACCCTATGTAAAGCAAGTAAAG CTATCTTCAGCAGGTGGAAGGCTTGTAATAGCAAGCGATGGTGTCTGGGATGCTTTGTCTGCAGAAATGGCTGTAGAATGTTGTCGTGGAATGCCTCCGGATGCTGCAGCTTCTCAAATTGTTAAG GAAGCCGTGCAGCCAAAAGGGATTCGAGATGACACTACCTGTATTGTGGTTGATATACAGCCCCCAGAAAAGCCAAATCCTCCCCAGCCACCACCCAAAAAGTCAGGGAAGAAAGTGTTTAAGTCTATATTTCGCAAAATAACATCCGAGTCATCTTCTAATACTGAGAGAGATTATGATGAACCAGATGTTGTGGAAGAACTATTTGAGGAAGGATCTGCATCACTTTCTGACAG GTTAGATACTAAGTATCCAGTTTGCAACATGTTTAAGTTATTCATGTGTGCCGTCTGTCAAGTAGAGATAAAACCTGGAGAAGGTATTTCAATACATGCTGGCTCTTTGAATACAAGAAATGCTCGTCCATGGGATGGCCCTTTCCTTTGCTCAAGCTGCCAAGTGAAGAAAGAAGCCATGGAAGGAAAAAGACCTTCCGGAA ATGGAAGATATAGTAGTGACAGCGACtag
- the LOC107764370 gene encoding putative protein phosphatase 2C 12 isoform X2 — translation MLSKGEHQTVPLSVLLKRELANEKIERPEISHGQASQSKKGEDFTFLKTECQRVLGDGVTTFSVFGNVLSAIPSDLNRDEWVAALPRALVAGFVKTDKEFQEKAQKSGTTVTFVIIEGWVVTVASVGDSRCILESAEGGIYYLSADHRLECNEEERERITTSGGEVGRLNTGGGTQIGPLRCWPGGLCLSRSIGDMDVGEFIVPVPYVKQVKLSSAGGRLVIASDGVWDALSAEMAVECCRGMPPDAAASQIVKEAVQPKGIRDDTTCIVVDIQPPEKPNPPQPPPKKSGKKVFKSIFRKITSESSSNTERDYDEPDVVEELFEEGSASLSDRLDTKYPVCNMFKLFMCAVCQVEIKPGEGISIHAGSLNTRNARPWDGPFLCSSCQVKKEAMEGKRPSGNGRYSSDSD, via the exons ATGTTGTCCAAGGGTGAACATCAAACGGTCCCATTGTCTGTATTGCTGAAAAGGGAACTGGCCAATGAGAAGATTGAAAGGCCCGAGATTTCTCACGGTCAAGCTAGTCAGAGCAAGAAAGGGGAAGACTTCACCTTCCTCAAGACCGAATGCCAGCGGGTTTTGGGAGATGGAGTTACTACCTTTTCTGTTTTTGGG AATGTCTTGAGTGCTATTCCCTCAGACCTCAACAGAGATGAGTGGGTTGCAGCATTGCCTAGGGCTTTGGTTGCAGGATTCGTCAAGACAGACAAAGAATTCCAAGAAAAAG CACAGAAATCAGGGACAACAGTCACGTTCGTTATAATTGAAGGATGGGTTGTAACAGTTGCTTCAGTTGGCGATTCTCGATGTATATTAGAATCTGCTGAAGGGGGAATTTATTATCTATCAGCTGATCATAGACTAGAGTGCAATGAAGAGGA GAGGGAACGCATAACAACAAGTGGTGGAGAGGTTGGTCGGCTTAATACTGGTGGTGGAACACAG ATTGGTCCTTTGAGATGTTGGCCTGGTgggttatgcctctctcgatccATTGGAGATATGGATGTTGGCGAGTTCATTGTTCCTGTACCCTATGTAAAGCAAGTAAAG CTATCTTCAGCAGGTGGAAGGCTTGTAATAGCAAGCGATGGTGTCTGGGATGCTTTGTCTGCAGAAATGGCTGTAGAATGTTGTCGTGGAATGCCTCCGGATGCTGCAGCTTCTCAAATTGTTAAG GAAGCCGTGCAGCCAAAAGGGATTCGAGATGACACTACCTGTATTGTGGTTGATATACAGCCCCCAGAAAAGCCAAATCCTCCCCAGCCACCACCCAAAAAGTCAGGGAAGAAAGTGTTTAAGTCTATATTTCGCAAAATAACATCCGAGTCATCTTCTAATACTGAGAGAGATTATGATGAACCAGATGTTGTGGAAGAACTATTTGAGGAAGGATCTGCATCACTTTCTGACAG GTTAGATACTAAGTATCCAGTTTGCAACATGTTTAAGTTATTCATGTGTGCCGTCTGTCAAGTAGAGATAAAACCTGGAGAAGGTATTTCAATACATGCTGGCTCTTTGAATACAAGAAATGCTCGTCCATGGGATGGCCCTTTCCTTTGCTCAAGCTGCCAAGTGAAGAAAGAAGCCATGGAAGGAAAAAGACCTTCCGGAA ATGGAAGATATAGTAGTGACAGCGACtag